A window from Betta splendens chromosome 1, fBetSpl5.4, whole genome shotgun sequence encodes these proteins:
- the LOC114856117 gene encoding elongation factor 1-alpha 1, whose protein sequence is MGKEKLHINIVVIGHVDSGKSTTTGHLIYKCGGIDKRTIEKFEKEAAEMGKGSFKYAWVLDKLKAERERGITIDISLWKFETSKYYVTIIDAPGHRDFIKNMITGTSQADCAVLIVAAGVGEFEAGISKNGQTREHALLAYTLGVKQLIVGVNKMDSTEPNYSQKRYEEIVKEVSTYIKKIGYNPDTVAFVPISGWNGDNMLEASPNMTWFKGWKINRKDGNASGTTLLEALDAIQPPTRPTDKPLRLPLQDVYKIGGIGTVPVGRVETGILKPGMVVTFAPVNVTTEVKSVEMHHEALTEALPGDNVGFNVKNVSVKDIRRGNVAGDSRSDPPQEAASFTSQVIILNHPGQISAGYAPVLDCHTAHIACKFAELKEKIDRRSGKKLEDNPKSLKSGDAAIVDMIPGKPMCVESFSEYPPLGRFAVRDMRQTVAVGVIKGVEKKAPTSGKVTKSAQKAQKAK, encoded by the exons ATGGGGAAGGAGAAGCTCCACATAAACATTGTGGTAATAGGACATGTCGATTCAGGCAAGTCCACCACCACTGGCCACCTCATTTACAAGTGTGGAGGCATTGACAAGAGGACAATTGAGAAGTTTGAGAAAGAAGCCGCTGAG ATGGGAAAGGGTTCTTTCAAATATGCCTGGGTTCTGGACAAACTGAAGGCCGAGCGTGAACGTGGGATCACTATTGATATTTCTTTGTGGAAGTTTGAGACCAGCAAGTACTACGTCACCATCATCGATGCTCCAGGACACAGGGACTTCATAAAGAACATGATTACTGGCACTTCTCAG GCCGACTGTGCTGTGCTAATCGTGGCTGCGGGTGTCGGAGAGTTTGAAGCAGGAATCTCAAAGAACGGGCAGACTCGTGAGCACGCCCTTCTTGCCTACACCCTGGGAGTGAAGCAGCTAATTGTGGGCGTCAACAAGATGGATTCCACGGAACCCAACTACAGCCAGAAGCGCTACGAGGAGATTGTGAAGGAAGTCAGCACTTACATCAAGAAGATTGGCTACAACCCCGACACGGTGGCATTTGTGCCCATCTCTGGCTGGAACGGAGACAACATGCTGGAAGCCAGCCCCAAc ATGACATGGTTCAAGGGTTGGAAGATCAACCGCAAAGATGGCAATGCCTCAGGTACCACGTTGCTGGAGGCCCTGGATGCTATTCAACCTCCTACACGCCCCACAGACAAGCCCCTCCGCCTGCCTCTGCAGGACGTTTATAAGATTGGAG gCATTGGTACCGTGCCAGTAGGCCGAGTTGAGACAGGGATCCTAAAACCCGGCATGGTGGTGACGTTCGCCCCCGTCAACGTGACCACCGAGGTAAAGTCAGTGGAGATGCACCATGAGGCCCTGACTGAAGCGCTGCCTGGCGACAACGTGGGCTTCAACGTCAAAAACGTGTCCGTGAAGGACATCCGCCGAGGCAACGTGGCTGGAGACAGCAGGAGCGACCCGCCCCAGGAGGCGGCCAGCTTCACCTCGCAG GTGATTATCCTGAATCACCCCGGTCAGATCAGCGCCGGCTACGCCCCAGTGTTGGACTGCCACACTGCACACATCGCCTGCAAATTTGCAGAGCTCAAGGAAAAGATCGACCGTCGATCTGGCAAAAAACTAGAGGACAACCCCAAGTCTCTGAAGTCTGGAGATGCTGCTATTGTCGACATGATCCCTGGCAAACCCATGTGTGTGGAGAGCTTCTCTGAGTACCCGCCTCTGG GGAGATTTGCTGTCCGTGACATGCGTCAGACTGTGGCGGTGGGTGTCATTAAAGGCGTGGAGAAGAAAGCCCCGACCAGCGGTAAGGTAACCAAGTCTGCACAGAAGGCACAGAAGGCCAAATGA